A region from the Manihot esculenta cultivar AM560-2 chromosome 13, M.esculenta_v8, whole genome shotgun sequence genome encodes:
- the LOC110629443 gene encoding serine/threonine-protein kinase 38-like, translating to MDSARSWLQKLQPRDKLRTSSRKKNNTSDDCKDDAKSTDDEEALSNTTKQKVAAAKQYIENHYKEQMKNLQERKERRTILEKKLADADVSEEDQNNLLKFLEKKETEYMRLQRHKMGVDDFELLTMIGKGAFGEVRVCREKTTGHVYAMKKLKKSEMLRRGQVEHVRAERNLLAEVDSNCIVKLYCSFQDEEFLYLIMEYLPGGDMMTLLMRKDTLTEDEARFYVAETVLAIESIHKHNYIHRDIKPDNLLLDRYGHLRLSDFGLCKPLDCSTIQEGDFSVVNNPVNGSGQNEERPAAPKRTQQEQLQHWQKNRRMLAYSTVGTPDYIAPEVLLKKGYAMECDWWSLGAIMYEMLVGYPPFYSDDPMSTCRKIVNWRTHLKFPEEAKLSPEAKDVISKLLCNVNQRLGSKGADEIKDHPFFNGTEWDKLYRMEAAFIPEVKDELDTQNFEKFEEAENQSQTTTKTGPWRKMLSSKDINFVGYTYKNFEIVNDYQVPGMADLKKKNTKPKRPSVKSLFDTESETSESSDTTSEQSVQGSFLNLLPPQLEVSEKQKDSI from the exons ATGGATTCGGCGAGGAGTTGGCTTCAGAAGTTACAGCCACGAGACAAGTTGAGGACTTCTTCTAGGAAGAAGAATAATACGTCTGATGATTGTAAAGATGACGCAAAATCTACAGATGATGAGGAAGCTCTTTCCAATACCACCAAGCAGAAAGTTGCTGCAGCCAAGCAGTATATTGAGAACCATTACAAGGAACAAATGAAGAATCTACAGGAGAGGAAGGAGCG ACGAACCATACTGGAAAAGAAGTTGGCTGATGCTGATGTGTCTGAGGAAGATCAGAACAACTTACTTAAGTTTTTGGAGAAGAAAGAAACTGAATACATGCGCCTGCAGAGGCATAAAATGGGTGTTGATGACTTTGAATTATTGACAATGATCGGCAAGGGTGCATTTGGGGAG GTTAGAGTTTGTAGAGAAAAGACAACTGGCCATGTGTATGCCATGAAAAAACTTAAGAAATCAGAGATGCTTCGCAGAGGCCAG GTTGAGCATGTCAGAGCTGAAAGGAATCTACTAGCAGAGGTTGACAGCAATTGTATTGTGAAACTATATTGCTCTTTTCAAGATGAAGAATTTCTGTATCTTATCATGGAATATCTTCCTGGTGGGGATATGATGACTTTACTTATGAGAAAAGATACATTGACAGAAGATGAAGCTAGATTTTATGTAGCGGAAACAGTATTAGCTATTGAATCTATCCACAAACACAATTACATTCACAG GGATATCAAGCCTGACAACTTGCTGCTTGATAGATATGGACACTTGAGGCTATCTGATTTTGGACTGTGTAAACCATTAGACTGCAGCACCATCCAAGAAGGGGATTTTTCAGTAGTGAACAATCCTGTTAATGGGAGTGGACAGAATGAAGAAAGGCCAGCAGCTCCAAAGCGCACACAACAGGAGCAACTACAACATTGGCAGAAGAACAGAAGGATGCTT GCTTATTCCACTGTTGGTACGCCTGACTATATTGCTCCAGAAGTACTGCTGAAGAAAGGTTATGCGATGGAATGTGATTG GTGGTCACTTGGTGCTATTATGTATGAAATGCTTGTGGGATACCCACCTTTTTATTCAGATGATCCTATGTCAACCTGTAGGAAG ATAGTAAATTGGAGGACTCATTTAAAATTTCCGGAAGAAGCAAAACTATCTCCAGAGGCAAAAGATGTTATTAGCAAACTCTTGTGCAACGTTAACCAGAGATTGGGATCAAAAGGCGCAGATGAAATAAAG GATCATCCATTTTTTAATGGTACTGAATGGGATAAGCTTTATCGGATGGAAGCTGCATTTATCCCTGAGGTCAAGGATGAGCTGGATACTCAAAATTTTGAAAAGTTTGAAGAG GCTGAGAACCAGTCTCAAACTACCACAAAAACTGGTCCATGGAGAAAG ATGCTCTCATCTAAAGATATCAATTTTGTGGGCTACACATACAAGAACTTTGAAATTGTGAATGATTATCAAGTGCCTGGAATGG CTGACTTGAAGAAGAAAAACACCAAACCAAAGAGGCCGTCAGTGAAGTCGCTTTTTG ATACAGAGTCGGAGACATCGGAATCATCAGATACTACTAGTGAACAATCTGTTCAAGGGAGTTTTCTGAATCTCTTGCCTCCCCAACTAGAAGTATCTGAAAAGCAGAAGGATTCCATCTAA
- the LOC110629984 gene encoding casein kinase 1-like protein 10 isoform X1 — protein MEKSKIEHIVGGKFKLGRKIGSGSFGELYLGVNVQTGEEVAVKLESVKTKHPQLHYESKLYMLLQGGTGIPHLKWFGIEADYNVMVIDLLGPSLEDLFNYCNRKFTLKTVLMLADQLINRVEYMHSRGFLHRDIKPDNFLMGLGRKANQVYAIDFGLAKKYRDLQTHKHIPYRENKNLTGTARYASVNTHLGVEQSRRDDLESLGYVLMYFLRGSLPWQGLRAGTKKQKYDKISEKKVSTCIEIQSLMPLYACVSSGWAILMADSEVLCKSYPSEFVSYFHYCRSLRFEDKPDYSYLKRLFRDLFIREGYQFDYVFDWTVLKYPQISSSSRRHSGGKPGHAGPSAERPAEKVSVGREIRDRLSGAVEAFSTRKVSGSSPHDNLRNRSSENFMQQLEPEKGRSSSRYGSNTRKAVISNSRPSSSGEPSEGRSGRLLSNSGRLTSSQRLQPGFEPKSSTRAVAPSKGPREDTFRSFELLAIRK, from the exons ATGGAGAAGTCGAAGATTGAACATATTGTTGGTGGCAAGTTTAAGCTAGGAAGGAAGATTGGGAGTGGATCCTTTGGAGAGCTCTATCTAG GTGTAAATGTGCAAACTGGAGAAGAGGTTGCCGTTAAACTG gAATCTGTGAAAACCAAGCATCCTCAGCTTCACTATGAGTCAAAGTTATATATGCTTCTTCAAGGAGGGA CTGGAATTCCACATCTAAAATGGTTTGGGATTGAGGCTGACTACAATGTCATGGTTATTGACCTTCTTGGACCTAGTTTGGAAGATTTGTTCAACTATTGCAACAGGAAATTTACATTGAAAACAGTATTGATGCTTGCTGATCAACTT ATTAACAGAGTTGAATACATGCATTCAAGAGGTTTCCTTCACCGTGATATAAAGCCTGACAACTTCTTAATGGGCCTAGGCCGCAAAGCAAATCAG GTGTATGCCATTGATTTTGGCCTTGCAAAGAAGTACAGAGATCTTCAGACTCACAAACACATTCCATACAG AGAAAACAAGAACCTCACAGGCACAGCTCGTTATGCAAGTGTCAACACTCATCTTGGAGTTG AACAAAGCAGACGGGATGATTTGGAGTCTCTTGGTTATGTGCTTATGTATTTCCTAAGAGGAAG TCTTCCCTGGCAGGGATTAAGAGCTGgcacaaaaaaacaaaaatatgaCAAGATCAGTGAAAAGAAAGTTTCAACTTGCATAGAG ATCCAAAGTTTGATGCCCTTGTATGCGTGCGTGTCATCTGGATGGGCAATACTAATGGCAGACAGTGAG GTGCTTTGTAAATCATACCCATCTGAGTTTGTATCATATTTCCACTATTGTCGATCATTGCGGTTTGAAGACAAACCAGACTACTCATATTTGAAGAGGCTGTTTCGAGATTTATTTATTCGAGAAG GTTATCAGTTTGATTATGTTTTTGACTGGACGGTTTTGAAATACCCTCAGATAAGTTCCAGCTCCAGACGG CATTCTGGTGGGAAACCAGGTCATGCAGGACCATCTGCAGAAAGACCTGCAGAAAAGGTCTCAG TTGGAAGAGAGATTCGAGATAGACTGTCAGGTGCAGTTGAAGCCTTTTCTACAAGGAAGGTCTCCGGCTCTAGTCCACATGACAATCTCAGGAACAGGTCCTCAGAGAAT TTTATGCAGCAACTCGAGCCAGAGAAAGGGCGCAGTTCTTCTCGTTATGGCAGCAACACAAGAAAAGCTGTTATCTCAAATAGCAGGCCGAGTTCCTCTGGCGAACCTAGTGAAGGTCGGTCTGGCAGATTACTCTCAAACAGCGGCCGTCTGACTTCGTCACAAAGACTGCAACCTGGGTTTGAGCCAAAATCATCTACTCGTGCTGTGGCTCCTTCTAAAGGCCCTCGTGAGGATACTTTTAGGAGCTTTGAGCTCCTCGCAATCAGGAAGTGA
- the LOC110629984 gene encoding casein kinase 1-like protein 10 isoform X2 has product MEKSKIEHIVGGKFKLGRKIGSGSFGELYLGVNVQTGEEVAVKLESVKTKHPQLHYESKLYMLLQGGTGIPHLKWFGIEADYNVMVIDLLGPSLEDLFNYCNRKFTLKTVLMLADQLINRVEYMHSRGFLHRDIKPDNFLMGLGRKANQVYAIDFGLAKKYRDLQTHKHIPYRENKNLTGTARYASVNTHLGVEQSRRDDLESLGYVLMYFLRGSLPWQGLRAGTKKQKYDKISEKKVSTCIEIQSLMPLYACVSSGWAILMADSEVLCKSYPSEFVSYFHYCRSLRFEDKPDYSYLKRLFRDLFIREGYQFDYVFDWTVLKYPQISSSSRRHSGGKPGHAGPSAERPAEKVSVGREIRDRLSGAVEAFSTRKVSGSSPHDNLRNRSSENQLEPEKGRSSSRYGSNTRKAVISNSRPSSSGEPSEGRSGRLLSNSGRLTSSQRLQPGFEPKSSTRAVAPSKGPREDTFRSFELLAIRK; this is encoded by the exons ATGGAGAAGTCGAAGATTGAACATATTGTTGGTGGCAAGTTTAAGCTAGGAAGGAAGATTGGGAGTGGATCCTTTGGAGAGCTCTATCTAG GTGTAAATGTGCAAACTGGAGAAGAGGTTGCCGTTAAACTG gAATCTGTGAAAACCAAGCATCCTCAGCTTCACTATGAGTCAAAGTTATATATGCTTCTTCAAGGAGGGA CTGGAATTCCACATCTAAAATGGTTTGGGATTGAGGCTGACTACAATGTCATGGTTATTGACCTTCTTGGACCTAGTTTGGAAGATTTGTTCAACTATTGCAACAGGAAATTTACATTGAAAACAGTATTGATGCTTGCTGATCAACTT ATTAACAGAGTTGAATACATGCATTCAAGAGGTTTCCTTCACCGTGATATAAAGCCTGACAACTTCTTAATGGGCCTAGGCCGCAAAGCAAATCAG GTGTATGCCATTGATTTTGGCCTTGCAAAGAAGTACAGAGATCTTCAGACTCACAAACACATTCCATACAG AGAAAACAAGAACCTCACAGGCACAGCTCGTTATGCAAGTGTCAACACTCATCTTGGAGTTG AACAAAGCAGACGGGATGATTTGGAGTCTCTTGGTTATGTGCTTATGTATTTCCTAAGAGGAAG TCTTCCCTGGCAGGGATTAAGAGCTGgcacaaaaaaacaaaaatatgaCAAGATCAGTGAAAAGAAAGTTTCAACTTGCATAGAG ATCCAAAGTTTGATGCCCTTGTATGCGTGCGTGTCATCTGGATGGGCAATACTAATGGCAGACAGTGAG GTGCTTTGTAAATCATACCCATCTGAGTTTGTATCATATTTCCACTATTGTCGATCATTGCGGTTTGAAGACAAACCAGACTACTCATATTTGAAGAGGCTGTTTCGAGATTTATTTATTCGAGAAG GTTATCAGTTTGATTATGTTTTTGACTGGACGGTTTTGAAATACCCTCAGATAAGTTCCAGCTCCAGACGG CATTCTGGTGGGAAACCAGGTCATGCAGGACCATCTGCAGAAAGACCTGCAGAAAAGGTCTCAG TTGGAAGAGAGATTCGAGATAGACTGTCAGGTGCAGTTGAAGCCTTTTCTACAAGGAAGGTCTCCGGCTCTAGTCCACATGACAATCTCAGGAACAGGTCCTCAGAGAAT CAACTCGAGCCAGAGAAAGGGCGCAGTTCTTCTCGTTATGGCAGCAACACAAGAAAAGCTGTTATCTCAAATAGCAGGCCGAGTTCCTCTGGCGAACCTAGTGAAGGTCGGTCTGGCAGATTACTCTCAAACAGCGGCCGTCTGACTTCGTCACAAAGACTGCAACCTGGGTTTGAGCCAAAATCATCTACTCGTGCTGTGGCTCCTTCTAAAGGCCCTCGTGAGGATACTTTTAGGAGCTTTGAGCTCCTCGCAATCAGGAAGTGA
- the LOC110629984 gene encoding casein kinase 1-like protein 6 isoform X3, producing MEKSKIEHIVGGKFKLGRKIGSGSFGELYLGVNVQTGEEVAVKLESVKTKHPQLHYESKLYMLLQGGTGIPHLKWFGIEADYNVMVIDLLGPSLEDLFNYCNRKFTLKTVLMLADQLINRVEYMHSRGFLHRDIKPDNFLMGLGRKANQVYAIDFGLAKKYRDLQTHKHIPYRENKNLTGTARYASVNTHLGVEQSRRDDLESLGYVLMYFLRGSLPWQGLRAGTKKQKYDKISEKKVSTCIEVLCKSYPSEFVSYFHYCRSLRFEDKPDYSYLKRLFRDLFIREGYQFDYVFDWTVLKYPQISSSSRRHSGGKPGHAGPSAERPAEKVSVGREIRDRLSGAVEAFSTRKVSGSSPHDNLRNRSSENQLEPEKGRSSSRYGSNTRKAVISNSRPSSSGEPSEGRSGRLLSNSGRLTSSQRLQPGFEPKSSTRAVAPSKGPREDTFRSFELLAIRK from the exons ATGGAGAAGTCGAAGATTGAACATATTGTTGGTGGCAAGTTTAAGCTAGGAAGGAAGATTGGGAGTGGATCCTTTGGAGAGCTCTATCTAG GTGTAAATGTGCAAACTGGAGAAGAGGTTGCCGTTAAACTG gAATCTGTGAAAACCAAGCATCCTCAGCTTCACTATGAGTCAAAGTTATATATGCTTCTTCAAGGAGGGA CTGGAATTCCACATCTAAAATGGTTTGGGATTGAGGCTGACTACAATGTCATGGTTATTGACCTTCTTGGACCTAGTTTGGAAGATTTGTTCAACTATTGCAACAGGAAATTTACATTGAAAACAGTATTGATGCTTGCTGATCAACTT ATTAACAGAGTTGAATACATGCATTCAAGAGGTTTCCTTCACCGTGATATAAAGCCTGACAACTTCTTAATGGGCCTAGGCCGCAAAGCAAATCAG GTGTATGCCATTGATTTTGGCCTTGCAAAGAAGTACAGAGATCTTCAGACTCACAAACACATTCCATACAG AGAAAACAAGAACCTCACAGGCACAGCTCGTTATGCAAGTGTCAACACTCATCTTGGAGTTG AACAAAGCAGACGGGATGATTTGGAGTCTCTTGGTTATGTGCTTATGTATTTCCTAAGAGGAAG TCTTCCCTGGCAGGGATTAAGAGCTGgcacaaaaaaacaaaaatatgaCAAGATCAGTGAAAAGAAAGTTTCAACTTGCATAGAG GTGCTTTGTAAATCATACCCATCTGAGTTTGTATCATATTTCCACTATTGTCGATCATTGCGGTTTGAAGACAAACCAGACTACTCATATTTGAAGAGGCTGTTTCGAGATTTATTTATTCGAGAAG GTTATCAGTTTGATTATGTTTTTGACTGGACGGTTTTGAAATACCCTCAGATAAGTTCCAGCTCCAGACGG CATTCTGGTGGGAAACCAGGTCATGCAGGACCATCTGCAGAAAGACCTGCAGAAAAGGTCTCAG TTGGAAGAGAGATTCGAGATAGACTGTCAGGTGCAGTTGAAGCCTTTTCTACAAGGAAGGTCTCCGGCTCTAGTCCACATGACAATCTCAGGAACAGGTCCTCAGAGAAT CAACTCGAGCCAGAGAAAGGGCGCAGTTCTTCTCGTTATGGCAGCAACACAAGAAAAGCTGTTATCTCAAATAGCAGGCCGAGTTCCTCTGGCGAACCTAGTGAAGGTCGGTCTGGCAGATTACTCTCAAACAGCGGCCGTCTGACTTCGTCACAAAGACTGCAACCTGGGTTTGAGCCAAAATCATCTACTCGTGCTGTGGCTCCTTCTAAAGGCCCTCGTGAGGATACTTTTAGGAGCTTTGAGCTCCTCGCAATCAGGAAGTGA
- the LOC110629055 gene encoding vacuolar protein sorting-associated protein 2 homolog 3 has protein sequence MNIFNKKANPREVLRESKREMQHATRGVEKEIAALQSEEKKLVTEIKRTAKTGNEAATKILARQLVRLRQQIANLQGSRAQMRGIATHTQAMHAQSSVAVGLKGATKAMASMNKQMTPAKQAKVIREFQKQSAQMDMTTEMMSEAIDDALDDDEAEEETDELTNQVLDEIGVDVASQLSTAPKGKIAGKNKEDVSSSGIDELEKRLAALRNP, from the exons atgaacaTTTTCAACAAGAAAGCTAATCCTAGAG AGGTTCTTCGAGAGAGCAAGAGAGAAATGCAACATGCTACTAGAG GCGTAGAGAAGGAAATTGCAGCACTCCAATCAGAG GAAAAGAAGCTTGTCACTGAGATAAAAAGAACAGCTAAGACAGGAAATGAG GCAGCAACTAAAATTCTAGCCCGGCAACTAGTCAGGCTTAGGCAACAAATAGCTAACTTACAAGGCAGTCGTGCTCAAATGAGAGGCATAGCTACTCATACGCAG GCAATGCATGCCCAATCTTCAGTTGCTGTTGGTTTGAAAGGTGCCACAAAGGCAATGGCATCTATGAATAAG CAAATGACTCCTGCAAAGCAAGCTAAGGTTATAAGGGAATTTCAGAAGCAGTCAGCACAGATGGATATGACT ACAGAAATGATGTCAGAAGCCATAGATGATGCCTTGGATGACGATGAGGCTGAAGAGGAGACTGATGAGTTGACAAATCAA GTGCTCGATGAAATTGGTGTTGATGTTGCCTCACAG TTGTCAACAGCACCAAAAGGTAAAATTGCCGGGAAGAATAAAGAGGATGTCAGCAG TTCGGGCATTGATGAGCTTGAGAAGAGGTTGGCAGCTCTGAGAAACCCTTGA